The following proteins are encoded in a genomic region of Nitratireductor sp. GISD-1A_MAKvit:
- a CDS encoding YeeE/YedE family protein — protein METEFTPWLSLGGGMMIGASAVLLMGTNGRIAGISGLTAKIFTRSTEGGERGVSALFVLGLLLAAPLWLLVSGSWPQQWVPSNPVLMAVAGLLVGFGASYGNGCTSGHGVCGISRGSARSIVATVTFMATAIATVFVMRHLIGV, from the coding sequence ATGGAAACCGAATTCACCCCCTGGCTGTCGCTCGGTGGAGGCATGATGATCGGGGCCTCGGCGGTTCTGCTGATGGGCACCAACGGCCGCATCGCGGGCATCAGCGGCCTGACGGCCAAGATTTTCACCCGCAGCACCGAAGGAGGGGAGCGCGGCGTTTCGGCACTGTTCGTGCTGGGGCTGCTGCTGGCCGCGCCGCTGTGGCTCTTGGTCTCGGGTAGCTGGCCGCAGCAATGGGTGCCGTCGAACCCGGTTCTCATGGCGGTCGCCGGTCTGCTGGTCGGATTCGGCGCGAGCTATGGCAATGGCTGCACCTCAGGCCATGGGGTCTGCGGGATCAGCCGAGGCTCGGCCCGTTCGATCGTGGCAACCGTAACCTTCATGGCGACGGCCATTGCGACCGTCTTCGTCATGCGTCACCTCATCGGAGTCTGA
- a CDS encoding TRAP transporter small permease subunit has protein sequence MQTIDLFLGRIGRLLAFLASLCLVVMMFQICLDVGGRYLFGKPMPSTLEIVSDWWMPALIFLPLLNVEWRNENIAVDLFYQGLGPRAQAALDAFALICFGAFLALIAYAGFEQALRAYRQGEFIVGMIPVITWPPRFFLPVAGFLTALLCLVRAAGAISRAASSQTQNSDQ, from the coding sequence ATGCAGACCATCGATCTCTTTTTGGGCCGGATTGGCCGCCTTCTGGCCTTTCTGGCCAGCCTGTGTCTCGTCGTCATGATGTTCCAGATCTGTCTGGATGTGGGCGGCCGCTACCTCTTTGGCAAACCGATGCCCTCGACACTGGAGATCGTGTCGGACTGGTGGATGCCCGCACTCATCTTTCTTCCGTTGCTCAATGTCGAATGGCGCAACGAGAACATCGCCGTCGATCTTTTCTATCAGGGGCTCGGACCAAGGGCGCAGGCGGCACTCGATGCCTTTGCGCTGATCTGCTTCGGCGCGTTTCTGGCGTTGATTGCCTATGCGGGGTTTGAACAGGCGCTGCGCGCCTATCGTCAGGGCGAGTTCATTGTCGGCATGATCCCTGTCATCACATGGCCGCCGCGCTTCTTCCTGCCTGTGGCGGGATTCCTGACGGCACTTCTCTGCCTTGTCCGTGCTGCTGGCGCGATTTCCCGCGCCGCTTCATCCCAGACACAAAACAGCGACCAATAA
- a CDS encoding UTRA domain-containing protein — MSMKRAKNSAGRRVTLHERIQTDLETRILSGQWHTGFRIPTEKELSEQYECSRITVSKVLMLLAQKGLIETRKRAGSFVKRPIAHSIILQILDPASVAEQMGQTYRYEFLDQVERTAEDADCTQLRIPEGKGHHVLAVRCRHHIGERVYCYEERLINLDLLPEARSVDFKTTPPGDWLIDYLPWRSGDVEIGSSLVDAALSQKLATPEGAAVTNIERVIHANGAAVSYGMAWYAGDMTRLKAQYHTAPVAQTAGPATGLEKG, encoded by the coding sequence ATGTCGATGAAGCGCGCAAAAAACAGCGCCGGGCGTCGCGTCACGCTGCATGAACGGATCCAGACGGATCTGGAAACCCGCATTCTTTCGGGCCAGTGGCACACCGGATTTCGCATTCCGACCGAGAAGGAACTGAGCGAACAATACGAGTGCTCGCGCATCACCGTTTCCAAGGTGCTCATGCTTCTGGCACAGAAGGGGCTCATAGAGACGCGCAAGCGTGCGGGCAGTTTCGTCAAGCGCCCGATCGCGCATTCGATCATCCTTCAGATCCTCGATCCGGCAAGCGTGGCCGAGCAGATGGGGCAGACCTATCGATACGAGTTTCTCGACCAGGTGGAACGCACGGCTGAGGATGCCGACTGCACGCAATTGCGCATTCCGGAGGGGAAGGGACATCACGTGCTTGCCGTTCGATGCCGGCATCATATCGGCGAGCGGGTGTATTGCTATGAAGAGCGGCTCATCAATCTCGATCTTTTGCCCGAAGCGCGATCGGTCGATTTCAAGACGACTCCTCCCGGCGACTGGCTGATCGATTATCTGCCGTGGCGCTCGGGCGATGTGGAAATCGGCTCCTCGCTTGTGGACGCGGCGCTTTCCCAAAAGCTTGCCACGCCCGAGGGCGCTGCGGTCACCAATATCGAGCGCGTTATCCATGCCAATGGCGCTGCGGTGTCATATGGGATGGCCTGGTACGCCGGCGACATGACCCGATTGAAGGCGCAATACCACACGGCGCCTGTGGCGCAGACCGCCGGACCGGCAACCGGCCTGGAGAAGGGGTGA
- a CDS encoding M81 family metallopeptidase, which yields MRIGIARLWHEANSFSVCQTRLEHFEAREWFRGESCIAHYRGTATEPGGAIAWAELRNDVDLVFSRCASAAPAGPVDQELLEQLTVEIAEDPALKGIDGLYLSLHGACIGTVDGDPETTLVAALRRRFPDLPIAASFDMHACIAPELAGMLNAATVYRTYPHVDMAETARDALDMLSLIISDGVKSHVVLKTIDRILPSFNMRTDGPGPMLDIENEARAAGIKIGGKSLFPVAYPFASFAYADVPQANAGVLVTCEDKYQGQALADHVAGYMQAAQARFQPDLPTAEAVLASRPWADGRRVAILEPADNPLSGGIGDTPGLFRAAIHAGLPDGSVFAFFAAPEIVAKARRAGIGAELDISLGARLDPRFGEPVACQGRSPAHHRWPFPERGRHGAGHEGGSRSDSSAARGKPESHRDHRMPVSQ from the coding sequence ATGCGTATCGGCATCGCCCGCCTCTGGCACGAAGCAAACTCGTTTTCGGTCTGCCAGACACGACTGGAGCATTTTGAGGCGCGGGAATGGTTCCGCGGAGAGAGCTGCATCGCGCATTATCGCGGCACGGCAACAGAACCTGGCGGCGCAATTGCCTGGGCAGAGCTGCGCAATGATGTGGATCTGGTTTTCTCGCGCTGCGCTTCGGCTGCTCCCGCAGGTCCTGTGGATCAGGAACTTCTCGAACAACTGACGGTCGAGATCGCCGAAGACCCGGCGTTGAAGGGCATAGACGGTCTTTATCTGTCGCTCCATGGCGCCTGTATCGGCACCGTCGATGGGGACCCGGAGACGACGCTGGTCGCGGCCCTGCGCCGCCGTTTCCCCGATTTGCCCATTGCCGCGTCCTTCGACATGCATGCCTGCATCGCGCCGGAGCTTGCCGGCATGCTCAATGCCGCTACCGTTTACCGGACATATCCGCATGTGGACATGGCCGAGACCGCACGCGACGCGCTGGACATGCTTTCGCTTATCATCTCGGACGGGGTGAAGAGCCATGTTGTTCTTAAGACAATCGACAGGATCCTGCCAAGCTTCAACATGCGCACCGATGGGCCCGGTCCCATGCTGGACATCGAGAATGAAGCCAGGGCGGCAGGCATCAAGATCGGCGGCAAGTCTCTCTTTCCGGTCGCCTACCCCTTTGCCAGCTTTGCCTATGCGGATGTCCCACAGGCCAATGCCGGCGTTCTGGTAACCTGCGAAGACAAATATCAGGGGCAGGCTCTGGCGGATCATGTTGCCGGCTACATGCAGGCCGCGCAGGCACGCTTTCAGCCTGATCTTCCCACTGCCGAGGCGGTGCTCGCAAGTCGCCCGTGGGCCGACGGTCGCCGCGTCGCAATTCTGGAGCCTGCCGACAATCCCCTTTCCGGGGGGATTGGCGATACGCCCGGTCTCTTCAGGGCCGCCATACATGCGGGACTGCCGGATGGCAGCGTGTTTGCGTTTTTCGCCGCACCGGAGATCGTGGCCAAAGCCCGTCGGGCAGGCATTGGTGCAGAGCTCGACATCAGTCTCGGCGCAAGGCTCGACCCGCGCTTTGGCGAGCCGGTCGCCTGCCAGGGCCGAAGTCCTGCGCACCACCGATGGCCGTTTCCAGAACGAGGACGCCATGGAGCGGGGCATGAAGGTGGATCTCGGTCCGACAGCTCTGCTGCGCGTGGGAAACCTGAAAGTCATCGTGACCACCGGATGCCAGTCTCCCAATGA
- a CDS encoding MBL fold metallo-hydrolase, whose amino-acid sequence MSDPLNAPLVRHSPSTGDRSPDVWGIYEPDTGSIQYICADPATKKAALIDVVWNFNPKNYRFSTESMEQVLDLVAENGLTVEWVLDTHPHADHVMASAQLKERTGAPNAIGALVPEIAKIWADLYNLPDAFDPSQDFDHLFQEGETFKIGELDVNVMLSPGHTLGSISYVCGDAAFVHDTLMQPDAGTSRSDFPGGVTAELWDSIQDILSLPEKTRLFVGHDYGTKERKEPIWEATVGEHKANNIHVREGTRREDYIERRQTRDATLSLPNRILAALQINLRGGRLPAAEDDGNHYLKLPVNRFD is encoded by the coding sequence ATGAGCGATCCGCTGAATGCTCCCCTCGTCCGCCACTCCCCTTCGACGGGGGATCGGAGTCCTGATGTCTGGGGAATTTACGAACCGGACACCGGGTCGATCCAATATATCTGCGCCGATCCAGCGACGAAGAAGGCCGCACTGATCGATGTAGTGTGGAACTTTAACCCGAAGAACTACCGGTTCTCGACCGAGAGCATGGAACAGGTATTGGACCTTGTGGCGGAAAACGGCCTTACCGTGGAGTGGGTGCTCGACACTCACCCCCATGCGGATCACGTGATGGCCTCGGCCCAACTGAAGGAGCGTACAGGCGCACCGAATGCCATCGGAGCACTGGTGCCGGAGATCGCCAAGATCTGGGCGGATCTCTATAACCTGCCCGATGCCTTCGACCCGAGCCAGGATTTCGACCACCTGTTTCAGGAAGGCGAGACCTTCAAGATCGGCGAGTTGGACGTGAACGTGATGCTTTCGCCCGGGCATACGCTGGGCTCGATCTCTTACGTTTGCGGTGATGCCGCCTTTGTGCATGACACACTGATGCAGCCCGACGCGGGCACCTCGCGCTCGGACTTCCCCGGTGGCGTGACGGCGGAGCTCTGGGACTCGATTCAAGACATCCTGTCTCTGCCCGAGAAAACCCGCCTTTTTGTCGGCCATGACTATGGCACCAAGGAGCGCAAAGAACCGATATGGGAAGCCACCGTCGGTGAGCACAAGGCCAACAACATTCACGTCAGAGAGGGCACCAGGCGCGAGGACTATATAGAGCGGCGCCAGACCCGCGACGCGACGCTGTCGCTGCCGAACCGTATCCTTGCTGCCTTGCAGATCAACTTGCGCGGCGGGCGACTGCCAGCAGCCGAGGATGACGGCAACCACTACCTGAAACTGCCGGTCAACCGGTTCGACTGA
- a CDS encoding C4-dicarboxylate TRAP transporter substrate-binding protein — translation MKKTITAAIFALAASTASAAAMELTVSSWVAPSHPTIFAGYETYFPAVAEASSGEVTFNLVSGGALLGGKETLTGLGDGVADASVLALTYNPAQLPTSQLVAELAMLSGNSLAVAAAVTEFTLLNCAPCIAEFSKQNVVYTGSYATAPYALISKSEIGKTADIAGKRVRSPGGAWDRWIGEAGATVVHTSSSEMYEALDKGVIDVAMQPAASLKTHSLWDVADTITLGSFGVYNSGPLLAFNKDSWAELTPENRRVMLDKMAEAIVATTNAYVAQNEEAKAEAADHDMKVLDRPEALEAEIASFNSQDVSAIVTKAKEVYGVDDAQSLIESYQAALAKWEEITASGLSDEALAERMKSEIFDKLSETEYGL, via the coding sequence ATGAAGAAAACCATCACCGCCGCCATTTTCGCTCTGGCCGCCAGCACGGCCAGCGCCGCTGCGATGGAACTCACCGTCAGCTCCTGGGTCGCCCCTTCGCACCCGACGATTTTCGCCGGCTATGAAACATATTTTCCGGCGGTGGCCGAAGCATCCAGTGGCGAAGTGACCTTCAACCTCGTCTCAGGCGGCGCACTTCTGGGCGGCAAGGAAACCCTGACCGGTCTGGGCGATGGCGTGGCCGATGCTTCCGTTCTCGCGCTCACCTACAATCCGGCACAGCTCCCCACCAGCCAGCTTGTGGCAGAGCTTGCCATGCTGAGCGGCAATTCCCTTGCCGTTGCGGCCGCTGTTACCGAATTCACGCTTTTGAACTGCGCGCCCTGCATCGCCGAGTTCTCCAAACAGAACGTGGTCTATACCGGCAGCTATGCCACCGCACCCTATGCGCTGATCAGCAAGAGCGAGATCGGCAAGACAGCGGATATTGCCGGCAAGCGCGTTCGTTCGCCCGGTGGCGCATGGGATCGCTGGATCGGCGAAGCTGGCGCAACCGTCGTCCACACCTCCAGCTCGGAGATGTATGAGGCACTCGACAAGGGTGTTATCGATGTTGCCATGCAGCCCGCCGCTTCGCTGAAAACACACTCGCTGTGGGATGTGGCCGACACGATCACGCTTGGCAGCTTTGGCGTCTACAATTCCGGCCCGCTGCTTGCCTTCAACAAGGACAGCTGGGCAGAGCTCACCCCCGAAAACCGTCGCGTCATGCTCGACAAGATGGCCGAGGCCATCGTTGCGACGACCAACGCCTATGTCGCGCAGAACGAAGAAGCAAAGGCCGAAGCGGCCGATCACGACATGAAGGTTCTGGACAGGCCGGAGGCGCTTGAAGCCGAAATCGCCAGCTTCAACAGCCAGGACGTTTCCGCGATTGTGACGAAGGCGAAGGAGGTCTACGGCGTCGACGACGCGCAGTCGCTGATCGAGAGCTATCAGGCCGCTTTGGCCAAGTGGGAAGAGATCACCGCATCCGGCCTTTCCGACGAGGCCCTCGCAGAGCGCATGAAGTCCGAGATTTTCGACAAGCTTTCTGAAACCGAATACGGCCTTTGA
- a CDS encoding TRAP transporter large permease, translating to MDSITLVYWALGALMILLALRVPVAAALGLVAIVGMYILVGERATWGVMRSVPHAFAAHWSLSAIPMFLFMGYVCFSAGLTDGLFRVARAWLNFLPGGLAISSVGGAALFSSVTGSSVACAAAMGKIAVPAMLDRGYDAKLAVGTIAAAGTMGSLIPPSTILLLYAVFAEVPVSELFIGAVIPGLLTALMYGLMILLRVKHNPALAPRETSVDWRERLLALGETWPLFLLVITVFGGIFAGLFSATEAGAIGALASIAIGFAKRTLSWGALKAAAFETIRSTSAIFLIAVAAALLTRLFAFAGFPDYVQGLIGEDMSPLLIIIAVSLIYLVLGMFLDPIGVMLLTLPVLLPIFETADISLIYAGVMITKYLEIGLITPPVGLNVFVIKNVVADRVSISDVFRGVGWFLLADVVTVAILIAFPATVLWLPSLISG from the coding sequence GTGGATAGCATTACCCTTGTCTACTGGGCGCTTGGGGCGCTCATGATCCTCCTTGCGCTGCGCGTGCCCGTTGCAGCGGCGCTGGGCCTCGTCGCAATCGTCGGCATGTACATTCTTGTCGGAGAGCGCGCGACCTGGGGCGTCATGCGCTCGGTCCCCCATGCCTTCGCCGCCCATTGGAGCCTGAGCGCCATCCCCATGTTCCTGTTCATGGGTTATGTGTGCTTTTCCGCCGGACTGACAGACGGGCTTTTCCGGGTCGCGCGCGCCTGGCTCAACTTCCTGCCGGGCGGGCTCGCCATCTCCTCGGTGGGTGGAGCCGCGCTTTTTTCCTCCGTCACCGGCTCGTCGGTTGCCTGTGCGGCGGCGATGGGCAAGATCGCCGTTCCGGCCATGCTCGACCGTGGCTATGACGCCAAGCTTGCCGTTGGCACGATTGCCGCCGCCGGCACGATGGGATCGCTCATTCCGCCGAGCACCATTCTGCTTCTCTATGCCGTTTTTGCCGAGGTCCCCGTCAGCGAGCTCTTCATCGGTGCCGTTATTCCGGGCCTTCTGACCGCGCTCATGTACGGCCTGATGATCCTGCTTCGCGTCAAGCACAACCCGGCGCTCGCCCCGCGCGAAACCAGCGTCGACTGGCGCGAGCGGTTGCTCGCACTTGGTGAGACATGGCCGCTCTTCCTGCTCGTCATCACGGTGTTCGGCGGCATCTTTGCCGGGCTTTTCTCCGCAACCGAAGCCGGCGCCATCGGAGCACTCGCATCCATTGCCATCGGCTTTGCCAAGCGCACACTTTCCTGGGGGGCGCTGAAGGCGGCTGCGTTCGAGACAATCCGCTCCACCTCCGCAATCTTCCTCATCGCCGTGGCTGCAGCCCTTCTCACCCGGCTTTTCGCCTTTGCGGGCTTCCCCGACTATGTGCAGGGGCTGATCGGAGAGGACATGTCGCCGCTTCTGATCATCATCGCGGTGTCGCTGATCTATCTGGTGCTCGGCATGTTCCTCGATCCCATCGGGGTGATGCTGCTCACCCTTCCGGTCCTCCTGCCCATCTTTGAGACCGCCGATATCAGCCTGATCTATGCCGGTGTCATGATCACCAAATATCTGGAAATCGGGCTGATCACACCGCCGGTGGGACTCAATGTCTTTGTCATCAAGAATGTGGTCGCCGACAGGGTGTCCATCAGCGATGTCTTCCGCGGCGTGGGTTGGTTCCTGCTTGCCGATGTGGTGACGGTCGCCATACTCATCGCATTTCCGGCAACCGTCCTGTGGTTGCCCAGCCTGATAAGCGGGTAA
- a CDS encoding ArsR/SmtB family transcription factor produces the protein MKNVEDFLDGDIASAATLMTMLASEARLQILCRLLEGEKSVGALAQACGVSQSTMSQQLKKLKEAGLVEGRRAGQTIYYGVKGHEAVAVLETLHRLYCARDD, from the coding sequence ATGAAAAACGTAGAGGACTTCCTCGATGGCGATATCGCGAGCGCGGCGACATTGATGACGATGCTGGCCTCCGAGGCGCGTTTGCAGATTCTCTGCCGCCTGCTCGAGGGCGAAAAGTCGGTGGGCGCCCTTGCGCAAGCCTGTGGGGTTTCACAGTCCACCATGTCACAGCAGTTGAAGAAGCTGAAAGAAGCCGGATTGGTCGAGGGCCGCCGGGCCGGACAGACGATCTATTACGGCGTCAAGGGCCATGAGGCCGTCGCCGTACTGGAAACGCTGCACAGGCTCTACTGCGCCCGCGACGATTGA
- a CDS encoding aspartate aminotransferase family protein, with protein MTHVFHRSPGNPLPVAIGGSGAHIIDETGKRYIDACGGAAVSCIGHGDMRVLEAIQQQMAQISYAHTSFFTSSAAEELADHLCAATPLPLDRVYFVGSGSESIEAAIKMARQYHVERGEPSRRLVISRHQSYHGNTLGALSVGGNPPRRKPYAPFLLEEPKIEPCFAYRYAHAGESSEDYANRAANLLEDKIRELGPENVIAFLAETVVGATAGAVAAEKGYFQKIREICDRYGVLLILDEVMCGSGRTGSFLACEQEDVVPDILTLAKGLGGGYQPIAAVMCSKNVYETITGGSGSFVHGHTYSAHPVACAAALAVQQVIRDDGLIDNVVSRGAQLRERLLARFGNHPHIGDVRGRGLLQAIELVEHRDTREPFSPDWKIGAAIKKSAMEIGLMIYPGSGTIDGVCGDHILLAPPYNADAETIDLIVEKLGLAVDAALEDRLKTGQ; from the coding sequence ATGACCCATGTTTTTCACCGCTCCCCCGGCAACCCGCTTCCGGTCGCTATCGGGGGGAGCGGCGCCCATATCATCGACGAAACCGGCAAACGCTATATCGATGCCTGCGGCGGCGCCGCCGTGTCCTGCATCGGGCACGGCGATATGCGTGTTCTTGAAGCGATCCAGCAGCAGATGGCACAGATCAGCTACGCGCATACCAGCTTCTTCACCTCCAGCGCAGCCGAAGAGCTCGCCGATCACCTGTGCGCGGCAACGCCGCTCCCACTCGACCGGGTCTATTTTGTTGGCAGTGGTTCCGAATCCATCGAAGCGGCGATCAAGATGGCGCGTCAGTATCATGTGGAACGCGGCGAGCCTTCGCGCAGGCTCGTGATCTCAAGGCACCAGAGCTACCACGGCAACACGCTGGGCGCGCTCTCGGTCGGGGGCAATCCGCCGCGGCGCAAACCCTATGCGCCGTTCCTGCTCGAAGAACCCAAGATCGAGCCCTGCTTTGCCTATCGCTATGCCCATGCCGGTGAGAGTTCGGAAGACTATGCAAACCGTGCCGCCAACCTCCTTGAAGACAAGATAAGGGAACTCGGCCCTGAAAACGTCATCGCTTTCCTGGCCGAAACGGTTGTGGGTGCAACCGCCGGCGCGGTTGCCGCAGAAAAAGGCTATTTTCAGAAAATCCGCGAGATCTGCGACCGCTACGGGGTGCTCCTCATTCTCGATGAGGTGATGTGCGGCTCCGGCAGAACCGGCAGCTTTCTCGCCTGCGAGCAGGAGGACGTGGTGCCCGATATCCTGACGCTCGCCAAGGGGCTGGGCGGCGGCTACCAGCCCATTGCCGCCGTCATGTGCTCGAAAAATGTCTACGAGACCATCACCGGCGGCAGCGGCAGTTTCGTGCACGGACATACCTATTCAGCTCATCCGGTGGCTTGCGCTGCCGCTCTCGCGGTTCAGCAGGTCATCCGCGACGACGGCCTCATCGACAATGTCGTTTCTCGCGGCGCTCAGTTGCGCGAGCGACTGCTCGCCCGGTTCGGCAATCATCCGCATATCGGCGATGTGCGGGGGCGCGGCCTGCTGCAGGCCATTGAGCTGGTTGAGCACCGCGATACCAGGGAGCCCTTTTCACCCGACTGGAAAATCGGCGCTGCGATCAAGAAAAGCGCGATGGAGATCGGCCTCATGATCTACCCCGGAAGTGGCACAATCGACGGCGTCTGCGGCGACCACATCCTTCTGGCACCGCCATACAACGCCGATGCGGAGACCATCGACCTGATCGTCGAAAAGCTCGGCCTTGCAGTCGACGCAGCGCTGGAAGACCGGCTGAAGACCGGGCAATAG
- a CDS encoding DUF6691 family protein translates to MKQIFALLSGLIFGLGLIVSGMANPAKILNFLDVFGTWDPSLAFVMGGAIAVTAPGFALLFRSCQKPLFDSVFRLPTRNDLELKLLTGAAIFGIGWGVGGFCPGPALTALPVAATGTLTFVPFMLVGMWAARHTPDLTPNARKGAS, encoded by the coding sequence ATGAAACAGATTTTCGCGCTTCTCTCCGGACTGATCTTCGGCCTTGGCCTGATTGTCTCCGGCATGGCCAATCCGGCGAAGATTCTCAACTTTCTGGATGTATTTGGCACTTGGGATCCGAGTCTCGCCTTTGTCATGGGCGGGGCCATCGCCGTTACGGCACCGGGCTTCGCGCTGCTCTTTCGCAGCTGTCAGAAACCGCTGTTCGACAGCGTCTTTCGGCTCCCCACGCGCAACGACCTGGAGCTGAAACTGCTCACCGGGGCCGCGATCTTTGGCATCGGCTGGGGGGTGGGCGGCTTTTGCCCTGGCCCCGCGCTAACCGCCCTGCCTGTGGCCGCGACCGGAACACTGACCTTCGTGCCCTTCATGCTCGTTGGAATGTGGGCCGCACGCCATACGCCTGACCTCACACCCAATGCACGTAAAGGAGCCTCATGA
- a CDS encoding MlrC C-terminal domain-containing protein, with the protein MERGMKVDLGPTALLRVGNLKVIVTTGCQSPNDSAYFRLHGIEIDQVPVLLAKAKNHFRAAFGNRFDVIQSCETLGPAMADVSKLPFRNVPRERFNLKEQRVT; encoded by the coding sequence ATGGAGCGGGGCATGAAGGTGGATCTCGGTCCGACAGCTCTGCTGCGCGTGGGAAACCTGAAAGTCATCGTGACCACCGGATGCCAGTCTCCCAATGACAGCGCCTATTTCCGTCTGCACGGCATTGAGATCGATCAGGTGCCCGTGCTGCTCGCCAAGGCGAAAAACCATTTCCGGGCTGCATTCGGCAACCGGTTCGACGTCATCCAGTCCTGCGAAACGCTGGGGCCAGCCATGGCTGACGTTTCAAAACTGCCCTTCCGAAATGTGCCTCGGGAGCGCTTCAACCTGAAAGAACAGAGGGTAACATGA
- a CDS encoding MurR/RpiR family transcriptional regulator, translated as MAEMTDLEALTQRMISQIETLPRRLADGARYLIDHPDDVVLLSMREIANRAGVAPATLVRLARTLDFADWSQLRSVYAESFRTGPARYADKAVAAVKQDKGSGLLTETFKAQEASLAYALESNSTADIALAAKTLAHAERLYVAAFMSCRGPGLTFTYLCKMLRPNVELLGSEGSSLVADLAMLTERDAVLSINFQPYAREIDMVAEGIRSSGAKLVSLSDSRATPLQPHASTSLLFSAESPSFFPSVISAVGVVEGLAAAMLTELQDTAMERIGTIEEQLYASGSYHAHRRAR; from the coding sequence ATGGCAGAGATGACAGACCTTGAAGCGCTGACACAGCGCATGATCTCGCAGATTGAAACCCTGCCCCGCCGGCTTGCCGATGGCGCGCGATACCTGATCGATCACCCCGACGATGTCGTGCTCCTCTCCATGCGCGAGATCGCCAACCGCGCCGGCGTTGCGCCGGCCACCCTCGTGCGCCTGGCGCGCACGCTGGATTTTGCCGACTGGTCGCAGCTGCGTTCCGTTTACGCCGAAAGTTTCAGGACCGGGCCCGCGCGCTATGCCGACAAGGCCGTGGCCGCCGTCAAACAGGACAAGGGCAGCGGCCTTCTGACCGAGACTTTCAAGGCGCAGGAGGCAAGCCTTGCCTATGCGCTGGAGAGCAATTCCACCGCAGACATCGCTTTGGCCGCCAAAACGCTTGCACATGCCGAGCGGCTCTACGTCGCCGCCTTCATGAGTTGTCGTGGGCCGGGGCTTACCTTCACATATCTGTGCAAGATGCTGCGGCCCAATGTGGAGCTTCTCGGCAGCGAGGGTTCTTCGCTGGTGGCCGACCTTGCCATGCTCACGGAGCGCGATGCGGTTCTCTCCATCAATTTCCAGCCCTATGCGCGCGAGATCGACATGGTGGCCGAGGGCATCCGCTCCTCCGGCGCGAAACTGGTTTCGCTGAGCGACAGCCGCGCCACACCACTGCAACCCCATGCATCCACCAGCCTGCTCTTTTCCGCCGAAAGCCCGTCCTTCTTTCCGTCGGTGATTTCGGCAGTCGGCGTTGTCGAAGGGCTTGCCGCCGCCATGCTCACCGAGCTTCAGGACACGGCGATGGAACGCATCGGCACCATCGAAGAACAGCTCTACGCCTCCGGCTCCTACCACGCGCACCGGCGCGCCCGATAA